The following DNA comes from Mya arenaria isolate MELC-2E11 chromosome 11, ASM2691426v1.
AGTGTAGTCCTAAAACTATGACATTGATTTGTgattatctacatgtacattacattaatttcataattttattttttaagataattattagaaaaataaagttaattaaagaaaattaacCACAATAAGTTTTGGGGTTAAACCAGCACAATATTGGTtgatgcaattttttttaattcaattttgatgcATATTCATGGTTAACTCATTTGTCTTAAgattttaataatcaaaactttaaaaaaaagatggcGTTTTTTTAACACtggaattaattaaaaaaaaaaacactcttaggctcatattttttatataactaaaaaatgttatgtacacaattcatattctttttttatgttaaatgttatcattaaaattaattttaatttaagtcaaataatttaaacctggtataatgcaaattaaaaaaaatatacagttcTGTATTCATCAACCTATATGTGTAGcactagtccatataaacagccacttcagagtctttgatgatttttgtGTCGGCGACTCTACGCGTCCATACCCCACTTcctgttttcctagccaagatcccagcgctaagtatatctAGCACAAAGATAACCTGCACCTGTTTTGGCTAAACTCCAATAATGAAATGCGCATTTGAAATCAGGTAGTCATCTTCAGGTAAGGgtatcaatatttgataaaaatgtgaacacatatataaataaagttttttcaaagcttaaataaaacaaatatatttataaatatgaaccaGGAAAACagtcaaaaaaaaatcaacattatgaATAAGGTATCGAGAATATTAATGTCTCGACAGGGGAGGTCACTGCGTAAGATAAATATACTAATAGTGGCTAACCCAATATGGCAGTGAAAAGTTGACAGAAGCCGATCAGCGTCAGTTTTTCAGTGAAAACTAGTTATTAGTAAAAGGTATTAAGCAGTATATCATTATTGTGTCTCTTTTTTAagtattcttttaacaattcaGTGTAGTTGTAGAATAAtagttgaatattttattttacattggtatcaATAAATCGAATTGTGGCGTTCTAaggaacacaataaatatccaaatgttaaaaaacgttccctatacgcgcattattgAGGCTAGTGTAGCACTGTCATGCAGGACCCCATTTCCTCACCGAAAACaatgaattgtatttctttcaGTGGGGCATCAAGTAATCGGTAGGGTATCTAACTAGTCATTCTAAACATCGTCCAGGCaagtatcattaaaaaaaaggctggatggcattttagaatgactatgtATCTAACCTGCAACCCCCTGTCTGCGGATTAACAGTCAaatgtgttaccactagacgaCGGATTCGCCACAATAATCGAAACCACGATACGCATCTAAAAATTACATATTCTTCACTAGAGTTGACACACCTCCTACAATaaatagttgtgtgtaacccgtCACTATATCTTAACCGCGAAATTATATGACTTTATggaaataatgtaatatttttaacaaacagttATTGGCATCGATCTAGATATGTACAACACCGAACGACTATCCGAAACTGCACTGAAATCTATTACATTACAAAACCTGTGGTAtaattatcatgtattttttaataccTTCTTTCTATACACGAATACTATCAAACCGGAAACGGAAATATGTTGTTAGCATGCGCACGCATGAGTGCCATAGCAACTAGTGACAACGTACACAGAGTAGGAAACATAATATTTCGCTCTTCATTTTTCTGATACATTTCCTTGAATTTAGCAATAATGGAAGGTTGTGAGCTTCACTTGACCATTGACTATGTCGGCAGTAGCGGAATTATCCTTTCCCCTGAACAGAAAGCTGCTTTACAGACATCACTCGTGATTTTACAgagtgaaaataaatttaaaaaggtttatttctgGGGCAAAATATTAGGAATCAAAGACGATTACTTTATTGCACAAGGAACTGGAAAAGATGAAATGGCAGAGAGAAGGACATTTTACAGGTATttacaatattgataataatgagAGAGAGATTACTGTAACACttaaaaatcattcaataaCATTGTTTCGACTGGCAACATACTGTACATGAGGTTATGTTATTCTCTTTCGACTCCtgattatttattatcttaGGTGAACATAATAGCTTTCAGTGTTTAGGTGAACATAGCAGCTTTCAGTGTTTATGCGACTATCACTTCCTATGGAGTTACCGGATGGATtcagattttaattgttaagaaaactgacaaaaacaaGTACCATAGTAccatctgggaccaataacaatccTACTCCCAAGTTCTATGTAGGTTTTATCAGGTCTGTTAACATGTGCACTGTCTCATATAGAGACATTGGTTCCATATTTTGCTTGGTTAAACAATTCAGTTGTCTAATCCAGATTTTATGgcacaaataaacaataactatttctttgaaaactgACAAGTTACTTGACTATTATAAAACAGGTTCAATCAAATTACTTATTCTATTCTTCAGCAAGGACTGTGTCCACTGGGGCCTGTTGCCACCAGCAACAAAACTGGTTAGAGAAACCAGCAAACTGGCGAAGGGCAGGTTCACCGGGGACCCATCCTTTGAGTTTGAGCATGTTGAAACGAAGAAGGTTGGAGAGGGTGAAGATGCCACAGAAGAAGAGGAAACGGTAAGACTTGCTGTTATTGCCTTCATAATCTTtctaaaacataacaaaaatataataccCTGGTAAAACTTTTTAGTTGAATTAAGACTCACAAGTGGTTCAATTAAAAATACTACcagtaaaatatttgttaaataattgcctGTCAGATCAATTGTTTCTTAACTTAattagacatttttttaatatgttaaaacatgaaAACCTATTTTAAAGAATTCAGATGAAGAGCTGTGCCTGTGGTAATGGAATATTGAGAATTTctgattataaatgcgtttgtTTATCTgtcatatgaaaaaaaatgttgcaaatgtaGATTGTGTTGACTTACATGTATGTTCTCATATTCAATATAGATCACAATCAAAGAAGAAGACAGACTTGCATCCGTGATTGCTGAGATCGATGAAGATGTGAAAATTGTTCCACGTGCATCTTTCATCAAAACACCAACTGGCCTTGTTGTGCCAAACAGAAGCTTTGAAGGTAAGGTGTTCATACTATTAAAGCATTGTCCATACTAAGacataatatatatcaaataaatcaatgcTATGACTGTCTTAACTTGGATATGAACGCCTTCTTTTCCAGAGACACAGACcaaaagttttaaaagtttttttttcttaaatggaCACTCAAACATACTAGTTCCTTGTATTTATCGATATAATATTTCTATTGTAATactgttcattttttatatgaagGATTGACGGTGTCAGAGGCTGCCAAGCTGTGCTCGTACATGCATTTCCGTGACCCAAAACTAATGCTGGAGAAGTCGCTACTTCAGAAGGCAAACCTTGACAAATCAATAGATTTCCTGGACACACTTGAGGATGACATTCCTAAAGGTAAATTGCAATAACAACACTCAGCTAAAACTATGTAGAAATGTCCATGCAGGAGAGAGCAAATCATAATAAACTTATTGATAAGCCATGAATTTTTGTCAATTGCAACTACATTGCTTTCACTTAAATTAGCATTTAGCTCATCCTTTAAGCAATTAGTTTATTGATATCAACACAAGTGATAAGAATCTTACACAATTTAAACCTGAAGTATTATTAAAGGGAATCCTGattcaaattattcaatttttgtGTTGCAGGGTCATGGAGCCTGCAGTTTGAGCGAGGGAGTGGACTGGCCACCCTGCGCAGTCTTCTATGGCTAGGCTACGTATTCTACCACGTCCCAGGAAGCAGAAAGTTCGGCTCAGTGTATGTGGGAACAGGCGAGAGGAATCTTGACCTGCCCTTCATGTTGTAATCTGTGATACAAACATGCCCTGTCTGTGATTATGTTATGCTTACATCtgtgttaaaaaacaacaacaaaaaacaagcaATATAACATCAGTAATTCAAtaatttttgaacaaatatttaggTTCAAAATATTCCTGTTTCCATGTTGACCAAAAAATGCATAAAGAAAGCCAAATAAAACCACCTCTGATAGTGTGGAATACAACATGTTTAGTGAATGAAATGAATGGAAATATGTTTTGCCTTCTATAGTGAAAATTTATAGAACTTTGTTTCTGTTAGAGTGACATTATCAGTCATATGAATTTATCATAGTTTTTCATATGATGTACattgtttctgtatttgtatttaagatattaaaataaattcatgaCTCAATAGTTCATATTAGTAATTCCTCCTCAACAATTATATGCAAACAACAAAGCATTGGTTATGTTGAGCTATATAAAGGCCTTTAATAATTGCATTCTGCTGaattgatgtaaatattttggCACTGGCCCAAGTAATAATGGACCTGAATTCTTGCAAACTAGCATCAGTTACTACACAAAGAAAGGAATTTCAAGTTAACCTAAATCTTTGTTGAAAGCAGGCTGCTTTGCTATAAACCTCTTTGTCTGATATACCATTCATAAAAGCtgcttttaataattatttcaatagcAATAAATATTGCCATTCGGATTGTGAATAATGCCCGCTCAGCCCTAGGCCTTTAAAACCTCCTAAGCCGAAAGAATGGTTCTTgaagaatacatttatttatttttttcatttgattattATAACAAACTTGAATTCCGTTAATCTAATTTGTCACCTGTGGGAACACCTGTCAATTTTAAAGGTAACCACAACCTCAACCTCAAAATcgaaaggggtcatctactgactgCATATCGAGTTTGAAGACTACTGCAAGTCATTGATTGGAACCATACGAGtaatgacacagacaacaacACCGGACAAAGCTATCCGTTTGTCTGCAATTCTTTACAGGCAAGACCAAACACATGCAAGGTCGATACTTTTCATGTTCCTAAAATCAATTTCGGTAATGCATTGtcaacattaaattttgtaGCATGTAACATGCCTTATGGATTGTTTCTTGTTCTCTGATCACAACATAGACCAAACAATTAGACAAGTGATCTGTATGTAGAGTTAATAAGAATATTTTGTGGCAATTAATCACATATGAAAAGTGGTGGAATAGATACACAGAATGCACACTCATAATTGCGAATTGGCACTTTACTTAAGTGTTACTTTAACATTAAACTAAGTTAGCTGCAACATAAACTCTGGACAACATCTCCATTgaccaaattattttaaacaatgtagTGAACATTTATGCAATGTTAATAAGAATTATTTCATGTTGTGATTGcgtaacacaaacaatattacCGACCTTGGACCTGTATGTGGAGTTTTTTTGGCAGGATGAATACTTGTGCCTTGTTTGTTTTGAAGTCCTTCATGAGTTTAAGCACATTTAAAGATGGAAAGGACTTCTGACCTATGACTATTCTTGGACCAAGGTTGAAAAATAATGACGGTGTAATATACATCTGCAAGAAGTAAACATTTGAGCAGAGTCACTGTGAATGTAATAAGTGGTCTGACTTGATTCCTGTAAGCGAAACTGACCTTGATTAAATAACACTAACTAGGTAGTCTTGTAGAGGTATTCCATTTCCTTAATTTCTTAAAGCATTCAATGACAGACTGTTCATAGAATTAAGATAGacaaaatgtgattttaagaagaaataaaatattctttacaCAGCGGTATTCCATTAAATTTCCATGCACTTTTCTTCATACCCTAAggcatgtttacaaacaagagatattgataaaacagtATGCCTCTAGAGTGCTCCAATGTCAGAAATATATGGAAGATTGAATCAAGATGTTTTAAGAAATGCATTGATTATGAATCAGGAAATTGATGACAACAAAATTGAGCTGAGAATTTCGGACAAAATATTCATTAGATTGTTGACCATGACTTCAAGCTTAAAAACAATAGACAACATCTACCGGTCAAGTGCAACCTTCCACTGAAGTTTCAAGGTCATTAGTCAAACTGTTTTCACCAATTTCATAAGACTGTTTAGTGTGACTTACTGACCACAAAAACAATCAGGGTCCTCAACTGGTCAAGAGCAATATGATGTTCTATGGCCTAAGTCAAACCATTTTTTAGTTAAAACATGGTCTGCTGACTGACCTTTGCAAACCTATATATACCCTATTTTCAAAAgagtaatgaaaacaataaagccAATTTCATTCGTCAATTTATTTCCTGTGTGTACAACAAGCCAAGGGCAGCAGTGTAACAAGAACCAAGCAATTCATTTCACAGTGCCGTCCTCTATAGCCTCGTTATAGTAGACATTGTACTTCTTCCACTTGTAATCCGACATTTGGCTGTACTCATCAGGGAAAACGTGCGGTCTCAAGTTCTGCATTAGACCTGTAACATGTATGCAATCATGCAGAATTGCTGatgtaatgtattttatgtattttataatatgcccaatatattttaaactagAATTGCATCAACTGCTTGGATCGCCTTCTTTATTACACACAAAAAGGTGAAACAATTATAGGTAGGACTGATGTTTCTTGGGaaatttgtttcacaattgaACTTGatacagttaatttaaaaatatgatgtcCCATAAAGAGATTGTCTTATTTTAAAGGCTCAAGGGCCATACCCCTTCAGTAAATGATTTGATCTGGAAGGCTATAAAGATGCAGAACACATACAAATGCATAGAGAATGTCTGAGTTTGTAATGACCTAGCcattaaaaagacataaaactATTATGTATGGCTTAAACTATAACTAGCTTATTTTCAGTCCATTATCATTTATCAAGTCATTGAGTGTGTACATATAAGTAAATTTTACATTTGCCTAATGTTTTGAATAGAGGAAACTTgatgttcatattgtataatTGGGATGTCTGAGGGACACAGTTAGTGTCTAATACTGCTACTGATCATTGAACTGTGTACCTGCTGAGTGAGCCTGATGGACGAGCTTCTTGATGCGGGATTGCTGGTGGTAGCAGAGACCAGACAACTGGCGCGACACCACGTCCCCATCCTCGCGCAGGAACTGGCTCAGAATTAACACATCCTGTAATCATAACACCAGAATCAACTTGTATACTGATAACTCATCAAGTACAATTATTTGATGATCTATGTGTCACTATAATGCAAGTGAAAATTCTGAAAAAAGCAGACAGAACACTGAAGAGCTCGTACTGGCTGGGGTTTAAGCAAGGTTTTataaaggacagggtgctgctttagagggacagggtgctaaagGAGAAAATGGCACACTGTCAAGCTTAATGAAAaaattgaacattatgaattagtcagaatttttttgaaatttgtattatagAAAGTGTGTTTAAATGAAGTAATATAAGGTTTAAACCTTAAGCTCAAACCCTAGTAGCAGTAATTGATAGACATTGGGTGAACAAGCCTAAATTCCAACACAAGTGCTTTGCAACAACATTCCTATCAAGCCCTGCTATATGAAATGCAGAAATTGAGCAGGCCctgaaagcattttaccagagCAGGGCTTGAAGGCTTGTTCTAAATTCGACCACTGTAATAgtacataatattaatattaggTACTGATTATGCAGTATTCTCCAAATATTTATACACACCTACCGGTATTGCATTGTCTCTCAGTGAACAAGCAGTTACAAACTGATTCGCCTCAGACTTAATTATAAAGTGTTCAATATAAGACCTCTTACCGTGTATTTGATGTCCAGGTTAAGGCGACACAGCACACATTTCTCCCCTGCGCCCTGTACTTTTAACAGTTGGTCTTTTCTGTCAGAATCAAACTTCCTACCTTCAATCTGAAACATGGAAATTGAGCCAGCTAAATAATATACTATAATCCACGAATCAGATGTGTCACCAACCATCAGGAACCCCCATAAGTTTTCTAGTAAGTTCAACATCAtcctgacctttgacctattgaccaCAAATCAATAGCGGTCATCTATTGACCATGGCCAATGTTCGCACCATGTTTGATGACTCTACACAGAAACAGCGCCCATTATTTTTCTAGTAATTACTAATAATTACTAATGACGTTAATCCTTGACCAACTGAGTCCAAAATCAATAGTAGAGTCTTCCAACTTGCTATGCACATCACACCAAGATGTTAGAAAGTAACTGATCGGAAATGAAAGGGCGACACAAATCCCTACCAGAATAATCCCTATGTGCATACCATTGGTTGTCAACATCAGATAAAAACtggaaacatattgtttttatttcattaaaatctcCTAAGctatatgtataatttttaGTTTCTTTATACACATGAATGAGTGAGATGATGTTATgattaaatggttttaaaaataaatgacaggTCCTGCTTTACATGACTGTGTGAAATGTCAATAGGAAACATGCGTTACTGTCACTGTGTTTCAAGTTTCATATCAACATCATTGAGTAATGGCCATGTTCAAGTTATTGCACTACAACTATACCAATGCAGACACCAAGGCAATCACAATACCCCGACattgttatttgtaaaacagaaaatctaaaaataatcaataatgcTCTCTAAATTCTAGGCCTATAGCAGTTTGCATGTTTCATCTTACACTTTTCTGATATTCAAATGTTCTGAGTATTTATggttcagataaaaaaaaaggtATAGACTTACCACTGTAACATTACCATTTGTTGTTTCCACCACTGGAAAAAAGAcaacataatttttataataatgaaaatatcatatcaatcatatttaataaattaatttagcCAAATTCTTGGGCAGAACCAGTCGTAGTGGCCCATACCTAATTGCTTAAACTATTACTAAAACCATGGCCATACAACCATACCGTACAGTGTTTAAATTATGTACTCaagaataattattatcaaaaaaaattaCAACCATACCGTACAGTGTTTAAATTATGTACTCaagaataattattatcaaaaaaaattaCAACCATACCGTACAGTGTTTAAATTATGTACTCaagaataattattatcaaaaaaaattaCAACCATACCGTACAGTGTTTAAATTATGTACTCaagaataattattatcaaaaaaaattatgttctaattacaaaaatataaatatgtgtcaCAAAGCATAGTAACcatttatgtttcaaatttatcaatttattgcAGCTTCCCTCTCAGCTAGACTTAAGTGGTGTCAGGaataaaaggaaacaaatgttacaaataatagACAAATTCATGATTCTAGATTCGAGCATATATCCAAATGAGTCAGCATGTGCCTTGGCCACATGGaaagtgtttaatttgaaaaacttACTGTATCAGTATGTGAGTCTGTAGATGATGTACATTTAAAGAGCTATGGTTTTATTTGTTAGTAATTTTTTAAGAGGGACAGACACatgtctaaaataatagacgtgttatacgggattcttccaagtCTAATGTCTCAACGGGCTTGTGCAAAATCCAGGGggttttgaaattgtatttagtgaagtattttatgtttgaaatggataataaagttTTGTATTCATATCATTCAGACATCGCGAAAACTGTCGGTCCGACAGTCCTGACCGGTAAATTTTGACCCGGTCCGACTAAATTTGTGATGGGGTTGGTCTGTCACGgccagatgtaaaaaaataatgaagatttaatctttatcaattATCCACAACTGCTTAAAagtaagaataatttattttgtttaacataaatttgcgttttttatcaatgatattgtcaaataaccatttgtttacaaatcCAATGGATTTCGGGTAGTGTAGATGTCAAAATGTGCACCGCACTCAGTCAAACACCATGCATCATAATGTTTACTACTGTGTATATATCGTGCGATGATTTGAAACGCTAAAATCATTAACTCTTGTCATGAACATtggaatttttaaatgatagttccAAATGTTCTTATACTTTGGAACATGTTATATGATTACGAAACCGGTACCGGTACAGTCCGAAAAATACAAATTACCAACAAATCGACCAATCAGAATTCTCATTACGATTACGTGCGAGTGTCAAAAAATGGCTACATGTACCTTAAAATTTCATTCCAGGGCAAATCCTGGCAAAAAAGAAAGAACGAAGCAGATGAAAgcaaaaagaaaaaacaagatTACGAAAAGAATCGCCCTGATCGTTGTTTTAATGACAAATGGAAAATAAACAGAGAGTGGCTGGTCTATGCTCACGAGAGCAAACAAATGCGATGTAGTGACTGTGTTGATTTTTTGGACCGGCAATTTTCTTTTGGACCAACAGAATATCAGACGCTGTCGGTCTGAATGACCGAGACCTTTTCTGAAATTTCACAATGTATGATTATTAAAAGTGCAAAGCTATCTtgcacaaaacaacataaatgcattaaaacacatgattaACCTTCtagtaaaatgaaatttgactgacacagacgacaattatgccaagcggaacaactcaacccaatcgtaataactcagCCACCTCCAACAAGctttcgagatagacctcgcaaatacaatcgtaacaactctgCCATGGCGGAAGTGTTCTGATTGTTataaaactgtgaactgcagccttgcaggtgcccatGTATGAACCAGCCACCTAATCAGATAAGAGGCCCTAGATAGTGTTACAGCAGTCTTGAGTTTGAGCTTCACACCGGGTTCACATTTTCTCCCatgtccatataaacagccacttcagagtctttgatgatttttgGTTTGGTGACTCTATGGTCCATAACCCACTTGTtattttcctagccaagaataaGAGATCCCAgtgctaagtatattgagcggaatGATAACGGGCACCTGATAGATAGGTTCAAAATGGCCATGCCTTATTGACAGAAGTCGATCTGCATTAGACtgattatttgtgtttcatttaatactGAAGCAAAATAAGAGAAAGGTTttggttatgcaccagtcaattgtaaccacgcccccccccccaggtcgggggtataccagggattgccgtggaaatgggccgtgtttttacttttcaggCGGCCCCACAGTGCtgggtgactgcggtggttttgtcttcacacCAAACTTAGcgggaaattggccttatctagggtcccttgggtgcgggggcatttggcgggggttttaccagcagattgtccccgctatttcccggaccgagggggggggcgtggttacaaatgactggtgcattatactAATTAatgtgtaacttttgtgtttttatttaacagtgaatAGTCAAgtattgtggagttacagttgaagcatatattttacattggtatagATTAGTCAAcctgtggcgtttagggaacaaaatgattattccaatgttaaaaaagttccctaaacgcgcattattgtggctactcCCATGTTTACTTTTCAGTTCGACTTTAAAGGGTACGAAAGCGAATACCATACATTAAAGTTAATACCTTCACGAAGATGCAAGGAAGACGATGTTTTTATACTTCTAACTATGTTGTCATTTAACTGTTTCCTATTTCTGCAAATCTGAAAAGAAAGTTTATGAAAACTGTTGATAAATCTCAACGACCCAAATGTCGTTCCAAGCATTTTCTTTGAGTAAGTACAATATCAGGATCAGTTTTAAAACGAATGTAATTTCCAATTGAAATcgatttataatataaaaaaatgaaagaaatataaaatttataaataattgtcatgTAAGTTCTTTCTCATTTAGTATAGTTATGAATTTTTCtagtaaaattgtttttgtaatttactCTCCCCGACATGAAGTATACGCATGCGTAGCTTTCTTAGTTTCATTTCCGGTCTAaaatttggaattgaaagtTGACAGTTGTGCAGAGTTTTCAAAGAATGTTCAAGATAGtaataatgaaataatcaaacaaacacaaaatgttttcCCGTTATACAGACGATGATTgtaaaaagttatataaaatggtataaaacaacataaaaaataaataacacttacacTTTTATGCTTGTCTGAACTTATCCCagatttacattttgttaaaaaaattgttaacacAATGGAAGACCAGACAGTGTCAGCAGCCTACATTTTTCGGGGCATTGAGTACATAGTTACTATGCTAGTGAAGAATGAAAATACTCTGACGGTGGAGGTCGAGGACAAACTAACGGCAGACCAGTGGAGAGCAGACTTTGATGCAGCATGTGAGATTTTTACAATGTTTACTTAAATTTTGTCCAAAGATTTAAGGACTCTCCTTCGCTAAATATGCTTCCATCAAGTCTGTTAAAGCTTGTTATCTTagaggcctagtttaaggaatgtttggcatgataatcccctgctgtgcatggaactcctgctaattgcactggtgtcacagtaggcgCCAATTTCCtctgtattcgtttattggctcagggccatttaggtccatttctataataaaacttcaaaaagtGCAAAGCAGGATACTctgatcggagatctgataagagggatcaaggcaagtagattaagatcaataaacagaggttgtgtagTATACtcagttttgttgttgttttgttgttgttgttgttgttttttgggggggggcACTTAAACTAGGCTTTTAATATACActaaatgagttaaacatagatataaaatgatgattgagtgttgttaaaaatcaattattttcccATAAATCTGCAATTATTCTCAGCTTTTCTAAGTAACATAAGCACGATAACTTACTCAAAAAAAGGAAACAGAATAAACAACACCAATTGATAGTCAAATGTATTGCTCACTTGTTGTGCCATAAAATGAATACACctcaatcattttttaacaattaatcaaaaacatataaatccGCAATTCACAATTATATCCATATGAATTCCAATCATACAATTGTAATTACTACACATAACATCAATGTCCAcatcaattcatttttaatgttatattttaaccaATTTGAATGATACAATATTGTTTCTActtgaaaaaatcaaatgtaatCTTTGAGATATTCGAGtgaatatttagatattttagagtaaattttttacaattattgacATTGGTTTTTGATAACTAATTATGCCTTCTTTTTTGTACAGATGTTGAGGATCTCACTCACAAAACTGgaaattttaaacagtttaacatCTTTGTGAGCATGTTGGAATCAGGTATCATACAGGCAAGTAAATGTCCATCTTAGACAATGTATGTCataattttattacaaactttgacttttttgttcttattttttattcaagattGAAAAGCCAGAGTATTATGCTATACATAATGTTAAAAGCAGATTATTCATTAATAACTACAATAAGTATAAATGTTGATAGTTTTGTAACAT
Coding sequences within:
- the LOC128207708 gene encoding radial spoke head protein 9 homolog — protein: MEGCELHLTIDYVGSSGIILSPEQKAALQTSLVILQSENKFKKVYFWGKILGIKDDYFIAQGTGKDEMAERRTFYSKDCVHWGLLPPATKLVRETSKLAKGRFTGDPSFEFEHVETKKVGEGEDATEEEETITIKEEDRLASVIAEIDEDVKIVPRASFIKTPTGLVVPNRSFEGLTVSEAAKLCSYMHFRDPKLMLEKSLLQKANLDKSIDFLDTLEDDIPKGSWSLQFERGSGLATLRSLLWLGYVFYHVPGSRKFGSVYVGTGERNLDLPFML
- the LOC128209182 gene encoding 39S ribosomal protein S18a, mitochondrial-like, whose amino-acid sequence is MLGTTFGSLRFINSFHKLSFQICRNRKQLNDNIVRSIKTSSSLHLREVVETTNGNVTVIEGRKFDSDRKDQLLKVQGAGEKCVLCRLNLDIKYTDVLILSQFLREDGDVVSRQLSGLCYHQQSRIKKLVHQAHSAGLMQNLRPHVFPDEYSQMSDYKWKKYNVYYNEAIEDGTVK